One region of Candidatus Hydrogenedentota bacterium genomic DNA includes:
- a CDS encoding heparinase II/III family protein: MAADVETLRTSLEKASEVPAIPELVSRSRESLLETPQGREILNWARSAEREIPQTTQELYNRYREAGERFPYETPYFAKRERLTRAALAAWLEPDAGGLEHLCALLASVLDEPTWVLPAHERPVPWNIDLFSAETACELAHVLLLLEERLPDDLAGRIRIEIRVRVMDPFLEHAHEYWWNNGRNNWTGVCAGAVGQTFLLLEPDPERRARAASLVLEQMDRFLANGFEEDGACLEGIGYWGYGLLHCVAFGEMLQAKTGGAVDLLSHAKLRAIAQYPATAAIDKHVFASFADSHEHQSLTPFLAARLAQRTGVASLLPQTGALFDWRLTSVLRNLLWWDESAAGEPLIEDACLPASGIVKFVWQTGGGRAVLAAKAGHNAEPHNNNDVGSFVLRIGGATYLCDPGAGLYSREYFSSKRYENIFANSYGHSVPRIGGALQPSGGEYRGELSLPGPRQARIELTKAYKAEGLQEAVRVFSIQEGGALVMETRYAFEGAGFDVEEAFVTWLDVETNDSTARIRSGEGVLEIRAASGVFAAERLEEACKANRKSEVLTRLTLVQPAAAEIRNRYAFVYIPAK, from the coding sequence GTGGCTGCCGATGTAGAAACATTGCGGACCAGTCTCGAAAAAGCGTCTGAAGTGCCTGCCATTCCGGAACTTGTGTCGCGTTCGCGAGAGTCGCTTCTCGAGACGCCGCAGGGCCGGGAAATCCTGAACTGGGCACGAAGCGCCGAACGAGAAATCCCCCAGACGACCCAGGAGCTCTACAACCGGTACCGGGAAGCAGGCGAGCGGTTCCCTTACGAAACGCCGTATTTCGCGAAAAGGGAACGGCTGACCCGGGCCGCTCTGGCCGCATGGCTCGAGCCGGACGCGGGCGGCCTCGAACATCTGTGTGCTTTACTCGCAAGCGTGCTTGACGAACCCACTTGGGTGTTGCCCGCTCATGAACGGCCCGTGCCCTGGAACATCGACCTCTTTTCGGCGGAGACCGCCTGCGAACTGGCTCATGTCCTGTTACTCCTCGAGGAGCGGCTTCCGGACGACCTTGCCGGGCGAATACGGATCGAGATACGGGTCCGCGTGATGGACCCCTTTCTGGAACACGCACACGAGTACTGGTGGAACAACGGCAGAAATAACTGGACGGGCGTCTGCGCGGGAGCTGTCGGGCAGACGTTCCTTCTGCTCGAACCCGACCCGGAGCGCCGGGCCAGAGCGGCGAGCCTTGTGCTGGAGCAGATGGACCGATTCCTGGCCAACGGGTTCGAGGAGGACGGCGCGTGTCTCGAGGGCATCGGATACTGGGGCTACGGACTGTTGCACTGCGTGGCATTCGGCGAAATGCTGCAGGCCAAGACGGGCGGCGCGGTTGACCTGCTCTCCCACGCGAAACTCAGGGCGATTGCCCAATATCCCGCGACCGCCGCCATCGACAAACACGTGTTTGCGTCATTCGCCGACAGTCATGAGCACCAGAGTCTCACGCCGTTCCTGGCGGCCCGGCTCGCGCAACGCACCGGCGTCGCGTCTCTGCTGCCGCAAACCGGCGCCCTGTTCGATTGGCGGCTGACGAGCGTGTTGCGCAACCTTCTGTGGTGGGATGAATCCGCGGCCGGGGAGCCCCTGATTGAAGACGCCTGCCTGCCCGCCTCGGGCATCGTGAAATTCGTATGGCAAACAGGAGGGGGGCGCGCGGTGCTGGCAGCCAAGGCGGGTCACAATGCCGAGCCGCACAACAACAACGACGTTGGCAGTTTCGTGCTGCGTATCGGCGGCGCCACCTACTTGTGCGATCCTGGCGCGGGCCTGTACAGCCGCGAGTATTTCAGCTCGAAACGCTACGAGAACATCTTCGCCAACTCCTACGGCCACAGCGTCCCGCGCATCGGCGGGGCGTTGCAGCCTTCCGGTGGGGAATACCGCGGCGAACTGAGCCTTCCCGGACCCAGACAAGCGCGCATCGAGCTGACCAAGGCCTATAAGGCCGAGGGACTCCAGGAGGCGGTCCGCGTCTTCTCGATTCAGGAAGGCGGCGCGCTCGTCATGGAAACGCGGTATGCGTTCGAAGGGGCAGGATTCGACGTGGAAGAGGCCTTCGTCACGTGGCTCGACGTCGAGACCAACGACTCGACGGCCCGCATACGGTCCGGCGAAGGCGTTCTCGAGATTCGCGCAGCCTCGGGCGTCTTTGCCGCCGAAAGACTCGAAGAGGCGTGCAAGGCAAACCGGAAAAGCGAGGTGCTCACCCGGCTCACGCTGGTCCAGCCAGCGGCTGCCGAAATCCGAAACCGCTACGCGTTCGTCTACATCCCCGCGAAGTGA
- a CDS encoding beta-ketoacyl-[acyl-carrier-protein] synthase family protein — MRTNIVITGIGVLACNGLGRQAFWDAISKGCSGIRTIDRFDASEMPCQIGGQLWEFNPDDFMKKSVVRTWCRHVHQAIASARMAAEDAELSKAGYDPEHIATGIGTSIGDPIEGYREANLAYESGGFRKMPRLASSKFSGHSATVNVTIDFGFKGPAITISSGCATGLDTLEWGAEQIRRRRADAALVGATECPIFPMSYASGCSLGILSKRNAEPEKAMRPFDRHRDGIVLSEAAVAVVLEREDRARARGARIFARILGSGSASEALSALTMDPEGKGLAEAIRNALQDAGATPADVDHVQAHGVSLEMYDRSETNSYKRALGDRAYRVPISAVKSMAGQPYAVGGLLGVAAGALALEKGCICPTLNLEDPDPECDLDFVPQRARLNDVATVLVSAMSFGGTHSALLMGRPEQ; from the coding sequence ATGCGCACAAACATTGTGATCACCGGAATAGGCGTCCTGGCGTGCAACGGTCTGGGACGCCAAGCCTTTTGGGATGCCATCTCGAAGGGCTGTTCCGGTATTCGCACCATTGACCGGTTCGACGCTTCAGAGATGCCTTGCCAGATTGGCGGCCAGCTTTGGGAGTTCAACCCGGACGATTTCATGAAGAAGAGCGTGGTGCGGACCTGGTGCCGGCACGTCCACCAGGCTATTGCGAGCGCGCGCATGGCGGCCGAGGATGCGGAACTGTCAAAAGCCGGTTACGATCCCGAACACATCGCCACGGGCATCGGCACAAGCATCGGCGACCCCATCGAGGGATACCGGGAAGCCAATCTGGCCTACGAAAGCGGGGGCTTCAGGAAAATGCCCCGTTTGGCGTCGTCGAAGTTCTCGGGGCATTCCGCAACGGTCAACGTTACCATAGACTTTGGATTCAAAGGGCCGGCAATAACCATATCGAGCGGATGCGCGACGGGACTCGACACCTTGGAATGGGGCGCCGAGCAGATCCGCCGGCGGCGTGCCGACGCCGCCCTCGTAGGCGCCACGGAATGCCCGATTTTCCCCATGTCGTATGCGTCGGGCTGTTCTCTCGGAATCTTGTCGAAACGGAATGCCGAACCCGAGAAGGCGATGCGGCCGTTCGATCGCCACCGTGACGGGATCGTCTTGAGCGAAGCCGCCGTAGCCGTGGTCCTCGAACGCGAAGACCGCGCGCGGGCACGCGGCGCGCGCATATTTGCCCGAATTCTCGGATCTGGGTCGGCATCGGAAGCGCTCAGTGCTCTGACTATGGACCCCGAGGGCAAGGGTCTGGCCGAGGCCATTCGAAATGCGTTGCAGGACGCGGGCGCCACCCCGGCCGATGTCGACCATGTTCAGGCGCACGGCGTGTCGCTGGAAATGTATGACCGCAGCGAGACGAACTCGTACAAGCGCGCCTTGGGCGACCGGGCATACCGCGTGCCCATTTCGGCGGTGAAGTCCATGGCAGGGCAGCCCTACGCGGTGGGCGGCCTGCTCGGGGTGGCCGCGGGTGCCCTGGCATTGGAGAAGGGGTGCATCTGCCCCACTCTTAACCTCGAGGATCCCGATCCGGAGTGCGACCTTGATTTTGTTCCGCAGCGT